From Bacillota bacterium, one genomic window encodes:
- a CDS encoding MazG-like family protein yields the protein MTVKHKVISLPRLNRLSPTLESTALKLMEEAGELAQAIGKLRGLSGEACYEDTRTVMEKVTRELLDVAQTAVSMMFVLEEHYGINIDVALEQHVQKLVDKGYLSS from the coding sequence GTTATATCACTGCCGAGGCTGAACAGGCTTTCGCCCACCCTCGAATCGACGGCGCTCAAGCTGATGGAAGAGGCCGGGGAACTTGCGCAGGCGATCGGTAAGCTGAGGGGGCTTTCCGGCGAGGCGTGTTACGAGGATACACGGACAGTGATGGAAAAGGTGACAAGGGAACTCCTCGATGTCGCCCAGACGGCGGTGTCAATGATGTTTGTCCTGGAGGAGCACTACGGGATTAATATCGACGTGGCGCTAGAACAGCACGTACAAAAGCTGGTTGATAAAGGATACCTTTCCTCATGA
- the wecB gene encoding UDP-N-acetylglucosamine 2-epimerase (non-hydrolyzing), translating into MNVSPKKVLVVFGTRPEAIKMAPVIQALERADAFQAVVAVTAQHREMLDQVLALFGIVPRYDLNIMQEGQTLFGVTVRALNGLERVLREVRPDVVLVHGDTTTTFTAALAAFYLKIPVGHVEAGLRTGEKYAPFPEEINRHLTAVLSDVNFAPTARARSALLNEGVDAGGIFVTGNTVIDALFQVVRPDYRFGDGALETAVNSGRRVILVTTHRRENWGEPLAGVYRALKRVVMNHDDITVVFPVHRNPVVSQAAAKEFADCPRVHLTEPLPYGDFANLMSKSFLVLTDSGGLQEEAPALGKPVLVLRDVTERPEAVDAGTVMLVGTEESRVFAAVERLLNDSTFYKRMAEAVNPYGDGRAAARIEEGLRCFFGLGPRPVEFSPPVRS; encoded by the coding sequence ATGAACGTCTCCCCCAAAAAGGTTCTCGTTGTTTTCGGCACCAGGCCCGAAGCCATTAAGATGGCACCCGTCATACAGGCGTTGGAGAGGGCGGATGCCTTTCAGGCGGTGGTCGCCGTTACGGCGCAGCACCGCGAGATGCTCGACCAGGTGCTTGCGCTGTTCGGGATCGTCCCGCGGTACGATCTGAACATCATGCAGGAAGGCCAGACTCTCTTCGGGGTGACGGTCCGCGCGCTCAACGGCCTTGAGCGGGTTCTGCGGGAGGTGCGTCCGGACGTCGTCCTGGTCCACGGGGACACGACCACCACCTTCACCGCGGCACTGGCCGCTTTTTACCTTAAGATTCCGGTAGGGCACGTCGAGGCCGGACTGCGTACCGGTGAGAAATACGCGCCTTTCCCCGAGGAAATTAACCGGCACCTCACGGCGGTGCTGTCGGATGTCAATTTTGCGCCGACGGCGCGGGCGCGGTCCGCGCTTCTGAACGAAGGCGTCGACGCGGGCGGCATATTTGTTACGGGGAATACCGTCATCGACGCTCTTTTCCAGGTGGTGCGGCCGGACTATCGTTTCGGGGACGGGGCATTGGAAACCGCGGTAAACAGCGGGCGGCGCGTCATCCTTGTCACCACCCACCGCCGGGAAAACTGGGGCGAACCTCTGGCCGGCGTGTACAGGGCGCTCAAACGCGTGGTCATGAACCATGACGATATTACCGTGGTTTTTCCGGTTCATCGCAACCCGGTCGTTTCGCAGGCGGCGGCGAAGGAGTTCGCGGATTGTCCGCGGGTGCATCTCACAGAGCCGCTGCCTTACGGCGATTTCGCCAACCTGATGTCGAAGAGCTTTCTTGTGCTCACGGACTCTGGAGGATTGCAGGAGGAGGCGCCTGCGCTCGGAAAACCGGTACTCGTATTGCGCGACGTTACGGAAAGGCCCGAAGCCGTGGATGCAGGCACGGTGATGCTTGTCGGAACAGAAGAGAGCAGGGTGTTTGCAGCGGTGGAAAGACTTCTAAACGACAGCACTTTCTACAAACGGATGGCGGAAGCGGTTAACCCGTACGGTGACGGGCGGGCGGCGGCGAGGATCGAAGAAGGGCTCAGGTGTTTTTTCGGACTGGGCCCGCGACCGGTGGAATTCAGCCCGCCGGTACGTTCCTAA
- a CDS encoding AtpZ/AtpI family protein, whose protein sequence is MASKNGWGRVMQVFALTSSISVQFAVSVVLGWWIGDKLDKRFQSEIPWMTIVGLLVGVGAGVYGIINIMGRFSLKDEEK, encoded by the coding sequence GTGGCCAGCAAGAACGGGTGGGGACGCGTGATGCAGGTATTCGCCCTCACCTCAAGCATTAGTGTGCAGTTCGCAGTGTCTGTTGTTCTGGGCTGGTGGATCGGGGACAAGTTAGACAAGCGGTTCCAATCGGAGATACCATGGATGACCATTGTAGGTCTGCTGGTAGGGGTTGGGGCCGGTGTTTACGGGATTATAAATATAATGGGGCGTTTTTCCCTAAAAGACGAAGAAAAATAA